Proteins from one Rhinopithecus roxellana isolate Shanxi Qingling chromosome 20, ASM756505v1, whole genome shotgun sequence genomic window:
- the ZNF267 gene encoding zinc finger protein 267 isoform X3 → MLENYRNLVSLGLLVSKPDLITFLEQRKEPWNVKREETVAIQPDVFSHYNKDLLTEQCTEASFQKVISRRHGNCDLENLHLRKRWKREECDGHNGCYDEKTLKYDQFDESSVESLFHQQILSPCAKSYNFDQYRKVFTHSSLFSQQEEIDIWGKHHIYDKTSELFRQVSTLSRYRDVFIGEKNYHCNNSEKTLNQSSSPKNHQENCFLEKQCKCKEFEKVFLQSMHGQEKQEQSYKCNKCVEVCTQSLKHIQHQTIHIRENSYRCNKYDKDLSQSSNLRKQIIHNEEKPYKCEKCGDSFNHSLHLTQHQIIPTEEKPYKWKECGKVFNCSLYLTKQQQIDTGENLYKCKACSKSFTRSSNLIVHQRIHTGEKPYKCKECGKAFRCSSYLTKHKRIHTGEKPYKCKECGKAFNRSSCLTQHQTTHTGEKLYKCKVCSKSYARSSNLIMHQRVHTGEKPYKCKECGKVFSRSSCLTQHRKIHTGENLYKCKVCAKPFTCFSNLTVHERIHTGEKPYKCKECGKAFPYSSHLIRHHRIHTGEKPYKCKACSKSFSDSSGLTVHRRTHTGEKPYTCKECGKAFSYSSDVIQHQRIHTGQRPYKCEECGKAFNYRSYLTTHQRSHTGERPYKCEECGKAFNSRSYLTTHRRSHTGERPYKCDECGKAFSYRSYLTTHRRSHSGERPYKCEECGKAFNSRSYLITHQRSHTREKL, encoded by the coding sequence aTGTGTTTTCACATTATAACAAGGACCTGTTGACAGAGCAATGCACAGAAGCTTCATTCCAAAAAGTGATATCAAGGAGACATGGGAACTGTGATCTTGAGaatttacatttaagaaaaaggTGGAAAAGGGAGGAGTGTGACGGGCACAATGGATGTTATGatgaaaagactttaaaatatgaTCAATTTGATGAGTCCTCTGTTGAAAGTTTGTTTCACCAACAAATACTTTCTCCTTGTGCCAAAAGCTATAACTTTGATCAATATAGGAAGGTCTTTACTCATTCATCATTGTTTAGTCAACAAGAGGAAATAGATATTTGGGGAAAACATCACATATATGATAAAACTTCAGAGTTATTTAGGCAGGTCTCTACTCTAAGTAGGTACCGAGATGTTTTTATTGGAGAGAAAAATTATCATTGCAATAATTCTGAAAAAACCTTGAACCAAAGCTCAAGCCCTAAAAATCATCAGGAAAATTGCTTTCTagaaaaacaatgcaaatgtaAAGAATTTGAGAAAGTCTTTCTTCAGAGTATGCATGGGCAAGAGAAGCAAGAACAGTCTTACAAATGTAATAAATGTGTAGAAGTTTGTACCCAGTCATTAAAACATATTCAACATCAGACCATCCATATCAGAGAAAACTcatatagatgtaataaatatgaTAAAGACCTTAGTCAGTCATCAAATCTTAGAAAGCAGATAATCCATAACGaagagaaaccatacaaatgtgaaaaatgtgggGATAGCTTTAACCATAGTTTGCACCTTACTCAACATCAGATCATTCCTACTGAAGAGAAACCTTATAAATGgaaagaatgtggcaaagtctTTAACTGTAGTTTATACCTTACCAAACAGCAGCAAATTGATACTGGAGAAAACCTTTACAAATGTAAAGCATGTAGCAAATCTTTTACTCGTTCCTCCAATCTTATTGTgcatcagagaattcacactggagagaaaccatacaaatgtaaggaatgtggcaaagcctttcgCTGTAGTTCATACCTTACTAAACATAAgcgaattcatactggagagaaaccttataaatgtaaagaatgtggaaaagctttTAACCGTAGTTCATGCCTTACTCAACATCAGACAACTCATACGGGAGAAAAACTTTACAAATGTAAAGTATGTAGCAAATCTTATGCTCGTTCTTCAAATCTTATTATGCATCAGagagttcatactggagagaagccttataaatgtaaagaatgtggcaaagtttTTAGCCGTAGTTCTTGCCTTACTCAACATcggaaaattcatactggagagaatcTTTACAAATGTAAAGTATGTGCCAAACCTTTTACTTGTTTCTCAAATCTTACTGTGCAtgagagaattcatactggagagaaaccctataaatgtaaaGAATGCGGCAAAGCCTTTCCTTATAGTTCACACCTTATTCGACATCAtcgaattcatactggagaaaaaccataCAAATGTAAAGCATGTAGCAAATCTTTTAGTGACTCCTCAGGTCTTACTGTGCATCGGCgaactcatactggagagaaaccctatacatgtaaagaatgtggcaaagcctttagttATAGTTCAGATGTTATTcagcatcagagaattcatactggccagagaccctacaaatgtgaagaatgtggcaaagccttcaacTACAGGTCATACCTCACTACACATCAGAGAAGTCATACTGGAGAGagaccctacaaatgtgaagaatgtggcaaagccttcaacTCTAGGTCATACCTCACTACACATCGGAGAAGTCACACTGGAGAGAGACCCTACAAATGTGATGAATGTGGTAAAGCCTTCAGCTATAGGTCATACCTCACTACACATCGGAGAAGTCATAGTGGAGAGagaccctacaaatgtgaagaatgtggcaaagcctttaactcTAGGTCATACCTCATTACACATCAGAGAAGTCATACTAGagaaaaactttga
- the ZNF267 gene encoding zinc finger protein 267 isoform X2, producing MNLHLAVKGSWTHGSHFLPGGLLMLMDGITSHIILLAMGVGEEALQCLADVFSHYNKDLLTEQCTEASFQKVISRRHGNCDLENLHLRKRWKREECDGHNGCYDEKTLKYDQFDESSVESLFHQQILSPCAKSYNFDQYRKVFTHSSLFSQQEEIDIWGKHHIYDKTSELFRQVSTLSRYRDVFIGEKNYHCNNSEKTLNQSSSPKNHQENCFLEKQCKCKEFEKVFLQSMHGQEKQEQSYKCNKCVEVCTQSLKHIQHQTIHIRENSYRCNKYDKDLSQSSNLRKQIIHNEEKPYKCEKCGDSFNHSLHLTQHQIIPTEEKPYKWKECGKVFNCSLYLTKQQQIDTGENLYKCKACSKSFTRSSNLIVHQRIHTGEKPYKCKECGKAFRCSSYLTKHKRIHTGEKPYKCKECGKAFNRSSCLTQHQTTHTGEKLYKCKVCSKSYARSSNLIMHQRVHTGEKPYKCKECGKVFSRSSCLTQHRKIHTGENLYKCKVCAKPFTCFSNLTVHERIHTGEKPYKCKECGKAFPYSSHLIRHHRIHTGEKPYKCKACSKSFSDSSGLTVHRRTHTGEKPYTCKECGKAFSYSSDVIQHQRIHTGQRPYKCEECGKAFNYRSYLTTHQRSHTGERPYKCEECGKAFNSRSYLTTHRRSHTGERPYKCDECGKAFSYRSYLTTHRRSHSGERPYKCEECGKAFNSRSYLITHQRSHTREKL from the coding sequence aTGTGTTTTCACATTATAACAAGGACCTGTTGACAGAGCAATGCACAGAAGCTTCATTCCAAAAAGTGATATCAAGGAGACATGGGAACTGTGATCTTGAGaatttacatttaagaaaaaggTGGAAAAGGGAGGAGTGTGACGGGCACAATGGATGTTATGatgaaaagactttaaaatatgaTCAATTTGATGAGTCCTCTGTTGAAAGTTTGTTTCACCAACAAATACTTTCTCCTTGTGCCAAAAGCTATAACTTTGATCAATATAGGAAGGTCTTTACTCATTCATCATTGTTTAGTCAACAAGAGGAAATAGATATTTGGGGAAAACATCACATATATGATAAAACTTCAGAGTTATTTAGGCAGGTCTCTACTCTAAGTAGGTACCGAGATGTTTTTATTGGAGAGAAAAATTATCATTGCAATAATTCTGAAAAAACCTTGAACCAAAGCTCAAGCCCTAAAAATCATCAGGAAAATTGCTTTCTagaaaaacaatgcaaatgtaAAGAATTTGAGAAAGTCTTTCTTCAGAGTATGCATGGGCAAGAGAAGCAAGAACAGTCTTACAAATGTAATAAATGTGTAGAAGTTTGTACCCAGTCATTAAAACATATTCAACATCAGACCATCCATATCAGAGAAAACTcatatagatgtaataaatatgaTAAAGACCTTAGTCAGTCATCAAATCTTAGAAAGCAGATAATCCATAACGaagagaaaccatacaaatgtgaaaaatgtgggGATAGCTTTAACCATAGTTTGCACCTTACTCAACATCAGATCATTCCTACTGAAGAGAAACCTTATAAATGgaaagaatgtggcaaagtctTTAACTGTAGTTTATACCTTACCAAACAGCAGCAAATTGATACTGGAGAAAACCTTTACAAATGTAAAGCATGTAGCAAATCTTTTACTCGTTCCTCCAATCTTATTGTgcatcagagaattcacactggagagaaaccatacaaatgtaaggaatgtggcaaagcctttcgCTGTAGTTCATACCTTACTAAACATAAgcgaattcatactggagagaaaccttataaatgtaaagaatgtggaaaagctttTAACCGTAGTTCATGCCTTACTCAACATCAGACAACTCATACGGGAGAAAAACTTTACAAATGTAAAGTATGTAGCAAATCTTATGCTCGTTCTTCAAATCTTATTATGCATCAGagagttcatactggagagaagccttataaatgtaaagaatgtggcaaagtttTTAGCCGTAGTTCTTGCCTTACTCAACATcggaaaattcatactggagagaatcTTTACAAATGTAAAGTATGTGCCAAACCTTTTACTTGTTTCTCAAATCTTACTGTGCAtgagagaattcatactggagagaaaccctataaatgtaaaGAATGCGGCAAAGCCTTTCCTTATAGTTCACACCTTATTCGACATCAtcgaattcatactggagaaaaaccataCAAATGTAAAGCATGTAGCAAATCTTTTAGTGACTCCTCAGGTCTTACTGTGCATCGGCgaactcatactggagagaaaccctatacatgtaaagaatgtggcaaagcctttagttATAGTTCAGATGTTATTcagcatcagagaattcatactggccagagaccctacaaatgtgaagaatgtggcaaagccttcaacTACAGGTCATACCTCACTACACATCAGAGAAGTCATACTGGAGAGagaccctacaaatgtgaagaatgtggcaaagccttcaacTCTAGGTCATACCTCACTACACATCGGAGAAGTCACACTGGAGAGAGACCCTACAAATGTGATGAATGTGGTAAAGCCTTCAGCTATAGGTCATACCTCACTACACATCGGAGAAGTCATAGTGGAGAGagaccctacaaatgtgaagaatgtggcaaagcctttaactcTAGGTCATACCTCATTACACATCAGAGAAGTCATACTAGagaaaaactttga